CCGGCGCCGCGCATGGCGGCCAGCTCGCCGCGCAGGTCGGCCGGCTCCTGCTGCTGATTGTTCGGCAGCACGCGCCACAGGCCGATAAAGGCGACGATTCCGATTGCTGTGACGGCCCAGAAGGTCGAGCGCCAGCCGGCGTACTGGCCGAGTGCAGTACCCAGCGGCACGCCGAGCACGTTGGCCAGGGTCAGGCCGGTGAACATCAGGGCCACGGCTGAGGCCTTGCGGTTCTCCGGCACCAGGCTGGCGGCGACCACCGAGCCGATGCCGAAGAAGGCGCCGTGGCAGAGTGCGGTGACCACCCGTGCGACCATCAGCAGCTCGTAGTCGGCGGCGGTGGCGCACAGCAGGTTGCCGATGACGAAGATGCCCATCAGGCCAAGCAGGGCCAGCTTGCGTGGCCAGTTGGCGGTGACCAGGGCCATGAACGGCGCGCCGAGGGCCACGCCCAGGGCATAGCCGGTGACCAGCCAGCCGGCGCCGGGAATGGATACGCCGAGATCAGCGGCCACCTCGGGCAGCAGGCCCATGATGACGAATTCCGTGGTGCCGATGGCAAACGCGGACAAAGCGAGGACGAGAAGCGGTAACGGCATGGGGCCGGCTCCTGAAACGAATCGGTGATGGAAGGGCCCGTCGTGCCGGGCCGGGCTCAGAGTTGTTGGTCGAGGCTTCTCAGGAAGGCCTGGATGACGGCCTCGTTACGCTTGAAGAAGCTCCATTGGCCGACCTTGCGACAGGTCACCAGGCCGGCGCGTTGCAGCGTCGCCAGGTGCGCCGAGACGCTCGACTGGGACAGGCCGCAGCGCTCGAACTTGCCGGCGCACACGCCCAGCTCCAGCGGGTGTTCCTGGTCGGCGAAGTGCTTTTCCGGCTCCTTCAGCCACTGCAGGATCTCGCGGCGCACCGGGTGGGCCAGGGCCTTGATGATTTCGTCGAGGTCGATGGAGTCGGACATGGCGGCGGACTGCGCGTATCGGATTGAGGCGAACTGTATATCGGGCTTTCCCGATGCGCAGATCGTTTGTTCCGATAGCGACTATCGACGCTGCTGATGGGCAGGCCGCGAGCCTGCGCGTGGCTCGCGGCCGGGGTGGGTCATTCGGCCAGCGGCTCGAACTCGTCCTTCACCCGGATCGCGCAGTCCGGGCAGGCGAAGTCGTCCGGCAGGGCGTCCCAGGGCGTGCCGGCCGGGTAGCCCTGGTGCGGCTCGCCGCGGGCCTCGTCGTAGCAGTAGCCGCATTCTGGACAACGGTAGCGGCTCATGCGGCGTGCTCTTGCAGGCCGTAGCGGCGCATCAGGCGCTCGCGCAGGCCCGGCTGGAAGTTGATGCGCGCCGCATCGCCCTGCACTGCCGCGATCAGCCGCGGGTTCATCAGGCGGAACCACAATGGCGGCACGTAGGCCAGCAGGTACATGCCGAAGTAGCCGCTGGGCAGGCGCGGCAGGTCGGGGAAGTTGCGCAGCGACTGGTAGCGCCGGGTCGGGTGGGCGTGGTGGTCGGAATGGCGCTGCAGGTGGAACAGCGCCCAGTTGGAGAACAGGTGGTTGCTGTTCCACGAATGGTGCGGCTGGCACACCTCGTAGCGGCCATTTTCCAGCTTGCGGCGCAGCAGGCCGTAGTGCTCCAGGTAGTTGGCCGAGGTCAGCTGGAAGGCGCCCCAGAAGGCGCTGAGCAGGAGGAACGGCAGGATCTGCCAGCCCAGCGCGGCCACCAGCGCGCCGTACAGCGCCAGGCTGATCAGCGCCGGCTGCAGCACCTCGTTGTCCAGGCTCCAGGGGCCCTTGCCACAGCGCGCCAGGCGTTCCCGCTCCAGCTGCCAGGCGCGGCGGAAGCCGCCCGGCATCTCGCGCAGG
This DNA window, taken from Pseudomonas alcaligenes, encodes the following:
- a CDS encoding MFS transporter; its protein translation is MPLPLLVLALSAFAIGTTEFVIMGLLPEVAADLGVSIPGAGWLVTGYALGVALGAPFMALVTANWPRKLALLGLMGIFVIGNLLCATAADYELLMVARVVTALCHGAFFGIGSVVAASLVPENRKASAVALMFTGLTLANVLGVPLGTALGQYAGWRSTFWAVTAIGIVAFIGLWRVLPNNQQQEPADLRGELAAMRGAGLWLALSTTVLFSAAVFALFTYIAPLLGEVTGVSPRGITWTLLLIGVGLTLGNLIGGRLADWNLATALAGILLTLALLSSLVRWSSPLLVPLEINLLLWAMAAFAAVPALQVNVMNFGQAAPNLVATLNIGAFNLGNALGAWIGGLVISQGLGLTSVPLAAAALAALALLAALLTTSLGSIPAAEPLLD
- a CDS encoding ArsR/SmtB family transcription factor, yielding MSDSIDLDEIIKALAHPVRREILQWLKEPEKHFADQEHPLELGVCAGKFERCGLSQSSVSAHLATLQRAGLVTCRKVGQWSFFKRNEAVIQAFLRSLDQQL
- a CDS encoding rubredoxin; its protein translation is MSRYRCPECGYCYDEARGEPHQGYPAGTPWDALPDDFACPDCAIRVKDEFEPLAE
- a CDS encoding alkane 1-monooxygenase — translated: MDIALPYRDQKRPLWLLSLFVPTLGLIGPALYLLVSPSELWLWLSPLFFYFGIPLLDALIGEDPSNPPESEVPALEADPYYRWITYLLVPVLWASFIAICVFVASQPLSATGLLAMIINTGGGLGFAINLGHEMGHKKSTLERWLAKLALAPACYGHFYIEHNRGHHRDVATPVDPASSRMGESIYRFVLREMPGGFRRAWQLERERLARCGKGPWSLDNEVLQPALISLALYGALVAALGWQILPFLLLSAFWGAFQLTSANYLEHYGLLRRKLENGRYEVCQPHHSWNSNHLFSNWALFHLQRHSDHHAHPTRRYQSLRNFPDLPRLPSGYFGMYLLAYVPPLWFRLMNPRLIAAVQGDAARINFQPGLRERLMRRYGLQEHAA